In Patagioenas fasciata isolate bPatFas1 chromosome 11, bPatFas1.hap1, whole genome shotgun sequence, the genomic stretch CATTTTCCATGATGTAGGGGAGatgggggtttgttttttttctcagaaatgagTGAACAATTACCGGAAAACGTCTTGCTTAGTTGCATTTCATATTCTTCTTTCGTATTTTCCTCTAAAACGCTACCTTTTAATCTGAAGTGAACGTGACTATAATGTTAGGTTAGAGGAAAGGAATGCAGCCAGTGCACAGAGAGCAGGTTGGTGCATGGGCACGGTGCTGTCTGCTCCCAGCACCTCTGGCTCCATCAGCCCCAGGGTGGGGAGCTTGGAAGAGTGGATAAAAAAGGGTCTGTCCTGAAAACAGAACAGACAGCTGGGGCTTCCCCAGCCCCTATATATTGAGATATGAAGTAGGAGAATGTCAGTCCTATAGTGCTCCTAAGTAAAGCTCTGATTTACTCTCTATCACtcttatgtaaataaataatCACTTTTCTTGGGAGGAAGAGCTACCAGCATATTTTCACTGGGACCTGGGgaacaaagagaagaaaggaagaaggttGTCATAGCTTCTCTGTTGTTGGAAGTGAACATGgacattttgaaaagcaaatacaGGCAATAGGTGAAACTCGACCATCTCAAGTAAGAGCTGCGATACCTGAGGCATTGCTGAAGGAGATCGGTCGGCTCATTCCATCACAGAAGTGAAATTCTGTTGACAGGAAGTGATCCAAATTAGTTTGCTTTCaaaacagatcttttttttccttgaaattgtTTTTCCATGTGGAAAATGTGAACTAAAGCTAAAAGCAGCTGTTATATTTGGTGCTTAGTTATAAAGCAAACCTGCTTCTCTTTCTGCTACTTGACACTCTttagaaaaatattctttctaaAGCTTGAGGTAAATGAGAAGCTTTTTACTTTGCATAGCTTTACTTTTATATAAGCTATAGCACAGCTTTACTTTTATATATGCTATAGCACAGCTTTAATGCAAGCTTAGTCTTTAGAATTTGTAAGAGGTTTAAAACCAAGCTTGCTCCTTGCTGTCCTGTtcttttaaagtttaaaaaaaaatatatatttttatttctataggTTTGATGGTTTGAAAAACCATAAGAAGTGCAGCAACTATTCTATGCACCAGGGAACGTTTGGATGCATTTTCAATTTTAGCTTCCCAAAACTCACCAATACTTACCCAGCCATAAGTATTTTGGTTAGAGATGATTCTGAAGAAATTAGGCCTGTGTGTGCAAGTAAAAATCCTACCACCCTTGGTAAGTTTAACATCactttataaaaaataatttttgaaagaaattgtgcttgaGAATCTTGCATCTCATATGCAGTGGATGAGACAACATGATTAGATGTTCCCTTCTTCTATTGATCTTTGATTTGAGAATTATATAGAGAGGCATGGGGTTGAGGGGTGAGGGGGTGATTTTCCACTAATTTTTGCTCTCGTTCATTagttgtttttattatttcctggcttttttgtgctttttcctttttcttttcctaaactgATATAAGTGTAATATGGCACAATGCAGGACTTGAACAATTTTTGTGAGCAGTGACATATACTTTCAACtgaatttttcattttgcatttcagTAAAACCTGCTACACCAAGATGGGTTAAGCTGTCAAAGATCGATGATGAAATATATTTAGAATGGAGTGAATCAGACACCTTTCCACAAAATTGTTTATTTTATGAAGTTGGATATCACAATGGTGATGTGGACAGCGCTCAGATAATTAAAGTAATTTTTCATTACTTacagttaacttttttttcctatatatatCTTTTATAATTCATGTTGATATTCACAATAACTCAAGTGTTGGATGTTTAAAAATGAAGAGTCATGTAATCTGCATGTGAACAGGTCTGGTGCACTAGCTGGAAGTGTTGTGTGGACTTCAGATTTTTCTCCCATACAGTAGGTTTCTGATAGTAATATCTATACAGCACAATTCACATAAGTCTTGAATCCTCGCCCCATCATTTGTTATGGCAAAGCAGTAATGTGTCAGAACAGTCTAATATGTATACACTAAACTAAACAACACACATCAGGAAATGCACTGCAGTGCGTGTATCTGCTTCTCCGTGGATTTTGGTCTGTTGGTGTTGGTCTGTGCTTGGTCAGACGACTGCCTTGATCTTGAATGACCTGACTTGATTACCGTAAAGCAAAATTAATTGCTGGTGCACACAAGGACACGGAACGTTATACAGGAAAGCAAGGGGATAAAAAGGCTGAGGATGGGGTGAAGGAAAAAGTTGTGCGCACTTAGATAAAATGATTTTAATGTGCATGTGAAAAGCATTGACTTCAGTGTCTGGATGTGCTCATGCCTGTATCTGTATAGCCAAACTGACAACACTGTGTGATCAGAACGGTAAACAGTGTAATAAATTTAAAAGTGAGATGGCGGTTTTCTCCTGTGGAGCATATTTAGTTGTTTGTCCTACCCCAAATGTAGCAAACTTGAATAGTATCAACTTTCCTCAGGAAACCGGCGTTTTGGATCAAAAATAAAAGTTCAATCCCagccagtgtgtgtgtgtgtgtgtgtgcctctcTGTAGAGGCATCACAGGAGACTTTGATATGGTCAAAGTTGGATCAGCCTTGCTGCCCTGACAGGGGAAGGCAGTGTAATTCATAAACATTTCTCAACAAAAGAAAAAGGGCATTGTTCCAGAGACTTAGTTTAATCGTTGGTGTCAAATGCTGTGTGATACATGTAGCAATGAATAAGATTAAATCTTAGCTTTGGAATCTCTATTTAGGCAGATTGTGCTGGTTAAATGCTACTGTGTCCTTTTTTATGAAGTTCAGTATTCACAAAGAGCTCTTCCATCAAAACATTCTGAATACATTAACTGCACAATGAAGATGGGCTTGTAAGTGACTGAGAATACATTGGTAGTTGAACAAACcaaattaccttttctttttaCCTTAGGTCGAAACTAATTATACATCAATTCCTAGCGTTGATCCTAATAGCAAGTACATCTTCAAAGTGAGAGCAAAACCAAAGCCTGAGTGTTACAGCAGCAAACTCTACAGTGATTGGAGCGAAGAAAAGAGTATTGGTGAGAACAATTGTTACTGCAATTTATTGCATTCTATTATTCATCGTAAGGCATGTAATACCTTTTGTCTGCTAAGTGAACAGTAGTCAAAGATCATCTTCCCTATGTATCTatttcattttaggtgaaaagaaggcaagagagTTCTAGTCCTTTAGCAGTGCCATCGATTACTGCCTGTACGGCTATATATGTTGAAGGGATTGCTGTGCAACACCTTTCAAGTGCTGCTAGTTCTTCAGCCCCAAGTcttgctggttttctttttttagattttattttatttttttttttttttttattttatttattttcctttttaaagataattttcatTGCCAAATGTATCTGTATTATAATATGCTTTGAAAAAGGAGTCCTCGCCTACAAAAGTGCTAGTGTATTTGAAGAATATTCTGCCTGTGAATTAGCTAGAGAATGAGTTAATTAATTGTAATTATTCCTAAAAAACCTTCCAAAACACCCCTAAGTTTCTAACTTTTGTTTTCCAGGTGAGAAGACAGATTCTACattctattttgttttaataatcgCCATTCCAGCAATAGTAGCAGTGTCTACGATAATTCTACTAGTTTATCTAAAAAGGTAAATAACAATCATCTCCCTTTATTTATAACCCACTAATTCTGATTGGTCTTTGGCTTACGTTACAATTCATCGCTTTTCCAGGTAACTGTCCATGATGTGGCATGTTTCAATAGCATCCATTTTATCTGTAACATGCATTGCATAACAAAAATGGCACCACCATTGTGCCTCAGTCATTAGTATTAGATTTATCGTTCATCTACATGCTCTGTTTTCACCTGGGTAGCATCGGTTATGCATACTTACAGCTATTCCATCCCCTTTCTTTAAGCAATTAAGTCCGCATTTAAAATTAAGCTTATGTATAAAGTGTATtttaccagattaaaaaaaaaaaaatctgcttttgctGCTGTCCTTGACAAAAGCAAAAGTTATTTAGAATCTGCTTgaatatttccattttcatttggGGAGTAAAAATGAGAACTGGGCTATAGTTACAGAGAATGAACGCTGGGCAGTGATGTTGAAACTGATGCCATAAATTTTCTTTGGCACACCCGAGTATCAAATTGAAATGGTGAGTCTTAAATTAATACATCTTTAATCTAAAGTTTTTCTTGTTCATCTTCTGAAGGCTGAAGATATTAATTCTACCACCAATTCCAGACCCGAGAGAAATTCTTAAGCGCATGTTTGGAGAGCAGAATGACGATTCCCAGGTTAGTAAGAAGCTGTTGGGTGAACTAATCTATTGAACTGGAATCTGTAAGCttctagttttctttttcctaatacCTATGTTTATCTGAAAACCGACTCTATATAAATATACCATATGAAGACTAAGAATTCATAATAATAAGAGTTGTACAGAAGCAATTGCCCAAAGCTGAGagggattttatttttccctcaaaTTGCATATACTTTTTTCTAGAAACATTAGTAGAATTGCATTATTCTGTTATTTCACAGACTGCTAGTCCCTTGAATgtgttttggcttggtttggagGTTGGGTTTTCTGGttgttggggtgggtttttttgtggtattcatgtttgtttggtttgtggtttttttgttgtttggtttgggtttggtttgggtttggtcgtggcttttttttcccctcaactcCATAAAACGGCTTATACCGAACATTTAGGTCTTCCTCTGCTAATTGCTCATATTTATGATGTTGAATAAAGCTATTCATATTTGACTTCCAGCAACTTGTACTTTTAGCACTCTCACATTTATCACAACCTGTTAGCTATGAAGTAAATCAGGACATTTAGCTTCTCATTGGCATAAGAACAGAACTAACTACAGCTGCTTCAAGCTTTTGTTGATGAAAGACTTGCCATGAGCCCtgatttcaggaaaaataaacataGTACTGATTATGGAAACCCTTATTTCTAAACAAATCTAACTCAGTAGCTCTTTATAAAAATCCTAGGGGAAGTACACTGACAAGCTTTAAATCAAACCTGGACATGAAACAAAGTATGTCGTTCTCTGAACACAGTCCTTGTATGGAAGGGACCTTCTGACTCACTGTGGCATCTCAAAACTGATGTCACCTATGAAATGTTTGTAGAGGATAATAACTATCTGGCTGTCTGGTGCTGCACATGCATTGCATGTTCTCAGTTGAAAAGGAGTTGCAGGAATCTCTGAGtctgaaaataaatcttttgTGGCCTCCCAGTTGTAAATGGAGTCAGAGTCCAAAATCCAGTATTCCCATTTTCCACAGGGGTATTCTGAGTTCACCAAATAATAAACCAGAACTATCTGGAAAGCATGGATCTTGCTTCCTGGTTTATTACCTTTTAGATAAATATTTCAGCATAAGGACGATAAGCATGGTAGCTTTCGTCATGCTTCGAGAAGTGTTTTGTTACTGCCCCTAGTAATGCTACGTTCTTGCTTCTGAGTATTATCTTGATCTTCTCTATGTGCTCAGGGTCTCAGTGAAAACTCCACTAAGCATGTACATCCTCACTTCTCCATCCTCCTGCCCATTAGCTGTAGTCGGAAGCACTCTTAAAATGGGGACCAACCTTCAGTTCTTTCTCATCTCCAGAGAGGACAACTCTTCTGTCAACCACAGGCCTAAGCTATGTCCCTAAAAAGCACAATTTGTTGCCCAGCTACCGTGGCTTTTTCACCATAATACAGGCTGTATGTTGTGAAATGGATCTGTCCTGTCGGGTTGAAAAAACAATGCTCGCATGAAGAAGCGCTGTTAAAAATGTTGTTGTTCtctttcagggctgtgcaaaggaTGATTCTGTGAATGCCCTTGACAGGTTTATTAAAGAAGAAGAGATTCATTCTTTAATTTTAACAGAAACTCCAGAGTGTActaattctgaaaaagaaaaccgATAAACTCTGCTTTACCAGTGAAAGATGAGCAAGCTTTCATTCCTGCTCAGGTGACAAAGTAGATGTGAAGAGGCCTGCAAGACATTCACCAACTTTCACCTTACTGAGTCCTTTCTAAGTGTTATTTCTCTGATATTCAGGAGATACATCACTAAGAGTGGCCATTCCTCCATCTCTGCTAGAAATACTCATCTTGGATCACTTGAGATGAGCTTGTACATAAATTTCATCTGACTACATTGCAGTATCTCTTGTTCTGGCTCCAGCCAGCTCTGCCTTGCTATTTGTCATTTGCTCTTGTGTTTGTGCCTCACATTAGACTGTAAAAGGGTTTTTTGGAGCAAGCACTGTGACTTCCCTGAAGTATTTGGCTCTGTTTTGCTGCAGATGAGATGAGGGTGTTTACAGTAGATGGCTCGTTAGTGCTACTACATGGAACTGCTGCCGGGTAGGATGCCAGAGCATGGACTATTAGTGGCATGGACCATTTGTGGATGGCCTTTCCAGAGGGCATTTACCGACTGACCATCTTATGCTTCTGGTTGATGTGCATCAACTGTGGCCTGCTCAAACCCCATGGAAgagggttgttttttcttcaaaagTGTTTATGAAAAAGCctctctgctttccagctggtatTCATACTACTTACAaaaaaagcttgatttttttttaacctttcaagTGCCTATCCTCAGACATCATGCCTTCATGGGCTTCTTGGGttaattttgctttgtttaaaaTGATAAGTAGAATTTTTTACCTGTGCTGTGCAGTGGCACATAACTGTATTGAGTCTCAACCAGACTGTGATTCTACTTTGGCCATATTGGCCTGAAAACACCTGATTTTTGGAAGCTAAGTCATCCTGAATCTGTTCAGCAAAACTACCAGGATGGGTGCATGAGTCTAAGGAGCTTTAGTCAAATTGATTAGCAAGTGCTAAACCACTGAAACTGAATTAATTCAAAGACTTCAAGACCCATCCTTACTGCTGAGCTGATGGATTTGTGGAAAGAGGGGATGACAACCATCCCTTTCTAAGGGATAAGCTTTATTCTTTCTGTAGTGATAAGGCTGTGATTTGACCTTCCCCTCTAAGAGCTTAGCAATTTAACACAAGGTGCTGatttgactttttttaaaaataatttcttctgtattttactgCAGCAgcttgatgactttttttttggtcattgttaATTCAagaattttcttgtttgtttttttatggttttgttttgaggTTGCTTtacccaacaaagctcaacaggtaTTTTCTAGCACAACTGTGACATTGCTCTGAATTCGGAGCGTTAGTTTCTACCCTGTGCAGCAAGGGTGTTAACAGCAGTACCCTGATTGTGCTGGAGGCAGGGGAGAAAGGGCTCCGTGCAAGCTGTTTATGGTCAGTGTTCAGGAATTTCTTGCTCCCCCAAGATAAATGCAGACCCATTAGTCATTGATATAGTCAGTCTAAGCAGACTGAGAAGTTTGCTAGAACAAACTCTATAGTCATTAACCTTTTAAAGTTCAGCCATGTCCTCAAACCCTATTCAATctaaaatctgaaatgaaatgctacatttttggAACATATTGTTCTGTGAGAAGTAGAACTAACAGAGCTTTATTTTTAGTTACAGATTCACATCCTTCACCCTCTTACTTATTCCCTCTTCCTCAATAAACCAATCCCCCCTGAGCCATTCAAATACAAATTCCTCCACGTCTCTTATCTCCTTTCTACCACCAGTAACTTGAGGTAGAAATGTAGCAGAACTAACAGACCCAATATTAGCTTCAATCTTCTACTTACAATCAggctaacaacaacaacagaaaattgGTTAATGAGACAAAATGAGAATAAAGCCTCAGGTATTTCAGTGAGATAAAGCAAAACTCAGGTTATACAAAGTCAGCTAGCAGCACTATCTGATATTCCAGAGGTAAAGGAATAGTGTGGGTGAAAGGGTAACTGAATTCCTGTGCCAGCTGCGTTCCCTCTCCCCTGCAACACTTACATCATTACAGCAATATAAATATTTCTCAAATCTACCTCATCTAGAATGTTGCTCATCATAGACCACTAGACAAACAGAAATGTATGATTTCAAG encodes the following:
- the IL13RA1 gene encoding interleukin-13 receptor subunit alpha-1, translated to MDRPGASLPCWLLLAVCWVVTAGTAAGAKVLPPPSNLGYSFIQICTLNWTWNPPENVSSNCDLEYSSDIVIDEIPQDKREWSKSHFRVTDTCLNEEMRFKVRSECKYDNTSKPSRWVETSLLPKGIPGTAAVDLGCVWHNLEYMVCTWRPGENAGSDTNYSLFYWFDGLKNHKKCSNYSMHQGTFGCIFNFSFPKLTNTYPAISILVRDDSEEIRPVCASKNPTTLVKPATPRWVKLSKIDDEIYLEWSESDTFPQNCLFYEVGYHNGDVDSAQIIKVETNYTSIPSVDPNSKYIFKVRAKPKPECYSSKLYSDWSEEKSIGEKTDSTFYFVLIIAIPAIVAVSTIILLVYLKRLKILILPPIPDPREILKRMFGEQNDDSQGCAKDDSVNALDRFIKEEEIHSLILTETPECTNSEKENR